One candidate division WOR-3 bacterium genomic region harbors:
- a CDS encoding TonB-dependent receptor, whose translation MVAISFFSFLLNAIISGYVYDYETKEPLIGCNIYLENTIYGTTTNKEGYYILQIPEGKYKIAFSYIGYLEEKREISLNKGEVLKLNIYLKRSPLTLKEVIVESRKARMKDEVGISKVEIMDKDIKLFPRLFSSDFFRSLQVFPGVLMATDFSSALYVRGGGADQNLILVDGINFYNPYHLGGFLGTIPNEIIKQADFYTGGFSTEYSQRLSSVLDITLKEGNKYKRNLNLEINNLLTKIIFEGPIIKEKSSYILAFRRTYFDQFLKLLKINFPYYFLEGFLKTNYEISQKGKLFFTNFLTYDNFNYSDLSLYFKWGNYLSSLSYLYSFSPKLFVKSFLTFSYYHYYINFYNNFVYVNNWVREFSLKSDFNYYLAHNHTLKFGIEGKLSDFYYDTKMMGGIKYDILGKPRNLSFYLSERSVLYNNKLILESGLRQDNQFTSYYGNRWYKVIDFRFSLKYFLLELTSLKLSFGSYSQLITALLPEFQPIPFLYIWIPTFGPYSPQKAYHNIFGFETYLLENIYFSIEPYYKYYPLIYEYNENSDPFNIEPTLLKKGKAKAYGLDISIKREAGNFLIYLTYSYAWVKNYFDNLSYHPFYDRRHNLNLIIILPFFLNSNLSFRFAFYTGTPYTEVLSRYRYYFYRYLIDDWRYFWFEDYGKKNASRYPNYHRLDLSWEKEIKRLKIRIDIFNLYNHKNFLFYYYDYHYEPPVRKVFYQLPIIPSLSIEYAF comes from the coding sequence ATGGTAGCAATTTCTTTCTTCTCTTTTCTTTTGAATGCGATAATTTCGGGTTATGTTTATGATTATGAAACAAAGGAACCTCTGATTGGTTGTAATATCTATTTAGAAAACACAATCTATGGAACAACAACAAATAAAGAAGGTTATTATATCTTACAAATTCCCGAAGGAAAATATAAAATTGCTTTCTCTTATATTGGCTATCTCGAAGAGAAAAGGGAGATTTCTCTTAATAAGGGAGAGGTTTTAAAGTTGAATATCTATCTAAAAAGAAGTCCATTAACTTTAAAAGAGGTAATCGTTGAAAGTAGAAAGGCAAGGATGAAGGATGAAGTAGGAATTAGTAAGGTTGAGATTATGGATAAAGATATAAAACTCTTTCCAAGGCTTTTCTCTTCTGATTTCTTCCGTTCTTTACAGGTGTTTCCTGGTGTTTTGATGGCGACCGATTTCTCTTCGGCGTTATATGTTCGGGGTGGTGGTGCTGATCAGAATCTAATATTGGTTGATGGAATAAATTTTTATAATCCCTATCATCTTGGTGGCTTTTTGGGAACTATTCCTAATGAGATTATTAAACAGGCAGATTTTTATACTGGTGGCTTTTCAACCGAATATAGCCAAAGACTTTCTTCCGTATTAGATATCACCTTAAAAGAAGGTAATAAATATAAAAGAAATTTAAACTTAGAAATAAATAACCTTTTAACAAAAATAATCTTTGAAGGACCGATTATCAAAGAGAAAAGTAGTTATATCCTTGCTTTTCGAAGAACCTATTTTGACCAATTTCTCAAATTACTTAAAATCAATTTTCCCTATTATTTCTTAGAAGGATTTTTAAAAACCAATTATGAAATAAGCCAAAAGGGAAAATTATTTTTTACCAACTTCTTAACTTATGATAACTTTAACTATTCTGATTTATCATTATATTTTAAATGGGGGAATTATCTATCTTCACTCTCTTATCTTTATAGTTTCTCACCAAAACTCTTTGTAAAATCTTTTCTAACCTTCTCTTATTATCATTATTATATCAATTTTTATAATAACTTTGTCTATGTTAATAATTGGGTAAGGGAGTTTTCATTGAAAAGTGATTTTAATTATTATCTTGCCCATAACCATACATTAAAATTTGGCATTGAAGGAAAGTTAAGTGATTTCTATTATGATACCAAGATGATGGGTGGCATAAAGTATGATATTTTGGGAAAACCAAGAAATCTATCTTTTTATCTAAGTGAACGGAGTGTTTTATATAATAATAAACTGATCTTAGAGAGTGGTTTAAGACAGGATAACCAATTTACCAGTTATTATGGCAATCGCTGGTATAAGGTAATTGATTTTCGCTTCTCTTTGAAATATTTTCTTTTAGAATTGACATCATTGAAACTATCTTTTGGTAGTTATTCCCAATTGATTACCGCCTTATTACCGGAATTTCAACCAATTCCCTTTTTATATATCTGGATACCAACCTTTGGACCCTATTCACCCCAAAAGGCATATCACAATATCTTTGGCTTTGAAACCTATCTATTAGAAAATATCTATTTTAGTATAGAACCCTATTATAAATATTATCCCTTAATTTATGAATATAACGAAAACTCCGACCCCTTTAATATTGAACCAACTTTATTGAAGAAAGGAAAGGCAAAAGCCTATGGTCTTGATATCTCAATAAAAAGAGAAGCAGGTAATTTCTTAATCTATCTTACCTATTCTTATGCTTGGGTAAAAAACTATTTTGATAACTTATCTTATCATCCTTTTTATGACCGCCGGCATAATTTAAACTTAATAATAATTTTACCTTTCTTTCTTAATAGTAATCTCTCTTTTCGCTTTGCCTTTTATACTGGCACACCTTATACCGAAGTCCTTTCTCGCTATCGTTATTATTTTTATCGCTATTTAATTGATGATTGGCGCTATTTCTGGTTTGAAGATTATGGGAAAAAGAATGCTAGTCGCTATCCCAATTACCACCGCTTAGATTTGAGTTGGGAAAAAGAGATAAAGAGATTGAAAATAAGAATTGACATCTTCAATTTATATAACCATAAGAATTTCTTATTTTACTACTACGATTATCACTATGAGCCACCAGTAAGAAAGGTATTTTATCAACTACCAATAATTCCATCATTATCAATTGAGTATGCTTTCTAA
- a CDS encoding radical SAM protein — translation MKLLLVVPAMEDEKERRLKGKAFRMPQISLGILASLTPEDVEVCYVDENLEDINYECGADLVGITVMTATAPRAYKIAQNFKQVGAKVIFGGIHPSILPQEALRYGDSVVVGEAEYVWKEVIEDFKRKELKPIYYGKRVESKDIVSPKREVFKNKGYYFTSILQATRGCPYDCDFCSVSLFFGRSFRNREIKDIIKEIEEINHPLIGFLDDNLMGNKRFAKKLFYELIPLKIRWLGQASLTIADDLELLRLAKRSGCSGLFIGIESISEAGLKEVNKRYQKAKTLLEKIKRIQEEGILIEGSFIFGLDSDTPDIFDETLDFVFKSKMALASFGILTPYPGTKLQKRLMEENRIITYDWRLYDCGHAVFKPKNMTIERLQEGLDYCWYKFYSYKNIFKRVFSLGYRFPLLGLPVLILNLSYKRMLFKTTDISSWFSSKNYGFLPETA, via the coding sequence ATGAAATTATTATTAGTAGTGCCAGCGATGGAAGATGAGAAAGAACGGAGATTAAAAGGAAAAGCCTTTCGGATGCCCCAAATATCTTTGGGAATTCTTGCTTCCTTGACACCAGAAGATGTAGAAGTTTGTTATGTGGATGAGAATTTAGAAGATATCAACTATGAATGTGGTGCCGATTTAGTTGGCATTACTGTGATGACGGCAACGGCACCGCGGGCTTATAAGATTGCCCAGAATTTTAAACAAGTGGGTGCCAAGGTTATCTTTGGCGGAATCCATCCTTCAATCTTACCGCAAGAGGCATTGAGATATGGTGATAGTGTAGTTGTTGGCGAAGCAGAATATGTTTGGAAAGAAGTGATTGAGGATTTTAAAAGAAAGGAATTGAAACCGATTTATTATGGAAAAAGGGTAGAGAGTAAGGATATTGTATCTCCGAAAAGAGAGGTTTTTAAAAATAAAGGTTATTATTTTACTTCTATTTTGCAGGCGACTCGTGGCTGTCCTTATGATTGTGATTTCTGTTCGGTTTCTCTTTTCTTTGGTCGTTCCTTTCGTAATCGGGAGATAAAAGATATTATTAAGGAGATTGAAGAGATAAACCATCCCTTGATCGGTTTTTTAGATGATAATCTTATGGGCAATAAGAGATTTGCTAAGAAATTATTTTATGAACTTATTCCTTTGAAAATTAGGTGGCTTGGTCAGGCATCATTAACAATTGCTGATGATTTGGAATTATTAAGATTGGCAAAAAGAAGTGGTTGTTCGGGACTTTTTATTGGTATTGAGAGTATTAGTGAGGCTGGTTTAAAAGAGGTAAATAAAAGATACCAGAAGGCAAAAACTCTTTTGGAAAAGATAAAAAGAATTCAGGAAGAAGGGATATTGATTGAAGGAAGTTTTATCTTTGGTTTGGATAGCGATACCCCTGATATTTTTGATGAGACATTGGATTTTGTTTTTAAGTCTAAGATGGCATTAGCCAGTTTTGGAATTTTAACTCCCTATCCCGGAACAAAATTACAGAAGAGATTGATGGAAGAGAATCGAATTATTACTTATGATTGGCGACTTTATGATTGCGGTCATGCGGTCTTCAAACCGAAGAATATGACAATTGAAAGATTACAAGAAGGTCTTGACTATTGTTGGTATAAATTCTATTCTTATAAGAATATTTTTAAAAGGGTATTCTCTTTGGGCTATCGTTTTCCGTTATTAGGACTGCCGGTGCTTATCTTAAATCTTTCTTATAAGAGAATGCTTTTTAAAACTACTGATATATCTTCTTGGTTTTCTTCTAAAAATTATGGGTTTTTGCCAGAGACTGCCTAA